ttgctaggagaccaagtgggcggagcttagccttctaagtggcagcaagtggataaaaacaattattcgtctctctctaattaggacttaatttttcttttctttttgttgtatcaacctagaggcgtggatgatgggttgtgttgtcaatttttgaggttgtggggtgtttacttttgttgttttgtctgctgccgtgattccatccctcttttatatatatagactagctgtgcctggccccgcgttgctgtggcaaaggggTGGtgttattggttaaaaattgttgtgtaatttgtatatgacgttatttgtatttttttattaattttattgtaagttatctttttatttattatattttattattttcttgtattatttttatttattttctgttattatagtattttattgtattaattttttagtgtttttaattattttttagtgttttttattatttttgattgggttgctaggagaccaagttggaggagcttagcctttaactggcagcaattggataaaagcaattattcctctctctctctaattaggactttatttttcttttctttttgttgtatcaacctagaggcgtggatgatgggttgtgttgtcagatttcgaggttggggggcctgtagttttgttgttttgtgggttgccgtgatgccatcactcttttatatatatagatataatatattatattataattatgttattatatatacagcatataaaatatacaataatgtataataatatgttgtatgtgcatattattaataatattgtaatgcaatacaatacacaGTGCAATggaagcactcccaatagatatatattatatacaatatattatataattatactagctgtgcctggccacgtgttgctgtggtgttgatttctaacgggcagcaattggataaaaactattattcctctccctctaattaggactttatttttcttttctttttgttgtatcttattggagccgtggatgatgggttgtgttgtcaaatttcgaggttgggggcctgtagttttgttgttttgtgggtcgccgtgatgccatcactcttttatatatatagattatattactcTCTATTATATGTTATCTCACAGTCATCGTTGGCTGGATGGtcctctgtcgggaggggtcgGATGGTGCCTTGCTTCCTGGCCGATGGGGGCGGAGGGCGGGCCTGCTGTCCGTGGGGGTCCCCTTCCATCTCTAGGGTTCTAGGGTTCCGTGGTTCTGTGACGCCGTGGTTCTAGAGTCCCTTCTTCTGCATCTGCGAGGATGGAAGCCCGGAAGGAGACCTCCATCCTCCTCCTCGTGGCCTCTCTCGTGGCCTTTTCCCACGCCTTCTTCGAGATCCCTGTCTTTGGGGACGTGGACCTCACAAAGGTAACCCCACATCGCCACGGGTCTTTGCATGCAgagacttatccaagcctcgcttatccaacgttctggattatccaagccatttttgtagtcaatgttttcaatacatcatgatattttggtgctaaatttgtaaatacagtaattacaacatagcattagtgcatattgaactactttttctgtcaaatttgttgtataacaggatgttttggtgcttaatttgtaaaatcataacctaatttgatgtttaataggcttttccttaatccctccttattatccaagatattcacttatccaaggttctgctggcccgtttagcttggataagtgagactgtgtgtttctactgtagatagaaacacacacacatatacagacatACATATACATAGCTGTACATATACGTAACACACACACcttaaataaaaatagagtaaaataaatgtaaaagtaacaacaatcacagagtaaaataataaatgtaataatcataattaatagaataaaataataaatgtaacaatgccaatcataatagagaaaaataagaaatataccatatatacctgagatagctgacctgaatataagcccaccaggaccgtcaccagagtataagccaaggaggtgtttttttcagtcctaaaaaagggctgaaaaactaggcttatactcgagtatatacgtatATATATGCATACCTTGGGTGCCAtagaaactgcagctcccagggtcccattgcattgagccaatgGTGATtcactgtggcgcagctggctagtaaccaactgcaataaatcactactgaccgagaggtcatgagttcgaagcccgggttgggttaagcccccgaccattaaatagcccggcttgctgttgacctatgcagccccgaaagacagttgcatctgtcaagtagggaaatttaggtacgctttattttatgtgggaggctaatttaactaatttacaacattataaaactgccagcaaaacacgaggaaaagaatgaggaagtacagccactagtggacagtgaagcaacagctccccctatggccggaatcgtgaagctggaaaaaaaaaagttaaatgcctctgtgtctgtctatatatgttgtttgtctgttggcattgaatgtttgccatatatgtgttcattgtaatccgccctgagtccccttcggggtgagaaagaagggcggaatataaatactgtaaaataaataaataaataaataaataaattcaagtgGGGCCAAAGTGCCTTAGTTCCCAGTGTGGCTTGGCCCTTCTTTGTCTCCCTCTGGTCCTTGCAGCTGGCCGGGAAGTGGTACCCGGTGATGACGGTCAAGCGGGACCCCAGCGAGAAGCCCACCTACGCCCACACGATGGAGCCCTTGGAAGACGGGGACGTCCTGGTGAAGGTGGAGATCCCTCAGTGAGTTGGGCCCAGAGAGTGGCCCCGTGGCTCTCAGGCCCCGAGGGAGggggcatcatcatcatccggAACGCGGAGAGGCCAGAAGCCCGTGGCCGTGGTCCTTTGgggtctccctctctctctctctctctctttccaggaAAGGCGGCTGCGTCCTGAAGAAGGTCTCTTTGTCCACCGTTGGGCCCGGGGTCTTCAGCGCCCTCGGTAAGGCCAAGGGAAAGCTCCCCTTGACAGATGGATCAAGACATTGCTCGTACCGAATAaagagagatatagatagatagacagattgatATAGATAGAAATATACAGAGAgacacatagatacatagatagatagataatactaTATCAATTGATTGAtagattaataacaacaacaacaacaacaacaacaacaatagatgatcctatgagatagatagatagatgatattattagatagatagatagatagatagatagatagatgatattaggtagatagatagatagatagatagatagacagacagacagatagatgatattattagatagatagatagatagatagatagatagattatattaatagatagatagatagatagatagatagatagatagatagatagatagatgatattattagatagatagatagatagatagatagatagatagatagatagatagatagatgatattatgagacaggtagatagatagatagatgatattattagatagatagatagatagatagatagatagatagatagatagatagatgatattattagatagatagatagatagatagatagatagatagatagatagatagatagatagatgatattattagatagatagatagatagatagatagatagatagatagatagatagatagatagatagatagatagatgatattatgagacaggtagatagatagatagatagatagatagatagatagatagatagatagatagatagatgatattattagatagatagatagatagatagatagatagatagatagatagatagatagatgatattattagatagatagatagatagatagatagatagatagatagatagatagatagatgatattatgagacaggtagatagatagatagatgatattattagatagatagatagatagatagatagatagatagatagatagatgatattattagatagatagatagatagatagatagatagatagatagatagatagatgatattattagatagatagatagatagatagatagatagatagatagatagatagatagatagatagatgatattatgagacaggtagatagatagatagatagatagatagatagatagatagatagatagatagatgatattattagatagatagatagatagatagatagatagatagatagatagatagatgatattattagatagatagatagatagatagatagatgatattatgagacaggtagatagatagatagatagatgatattattagatagatagatagatagatagatagatagatagatagatagatgatattattagatagatagatagatagatagatagatagatagatagatagatagatagatgatattattagatagatagatagatagatagatagatagatagatagatagatgatattattagatagatagatagatagatagatagatagatagatgatattatgagacagacagacagatagatagatagatagatagatagatagatagatgaaattattagatagatagatagatagatagatagatagatagatagatagatgatattattagatagatagatagatagatagatagatgatattatgagacagacagacagatagatagatagatagatagatagatagatagatgaaattattagatagatagatagatagatagatagatagatagatgatattattagatagatagatagatagatagatagatgatattattagatagatagatagatagatgatattatgagacagacagatagatagatagatagatagatagatagatagatgatattattagatagatagatagatagatagatgatattattagatagatagatagatagatgatattatgagacagacagatagatagatagatagatagatagatagatagatagatagatgatattattagatagatagatagatagatagatgatattatgagacagacagacagatagatagatagatagatagatagatagatgatattattagatagatagatagatagatagatagatagatagatagatgatattattagatagatagatagatagatagatagatagatagatagatagatagatgatattattagatagatagatagatagatagataggtagatagatagatagatgatactattagttagttagttagttagatagatagataaatgatatTATGAGACATGTAGATAGATGATACtattagtgagagagagagatagatagatagatgatactaatagatagatagatagatagatagatagatagatagatgatattattagatagatagatagatagatagatgatattattagatagatagatagatagatagatagatgatattattagatagatagatagatagatagatagatagatagatagatagatgatattattagatagatagatagatagatagatagatagatagatagatagatgatattattagatagatagatagatagatagatagatgatattattagatagatagatagatagatagatagatagatagatagatagatagatgatattattagatagatagatagatagatagatagatagataggtagatagatagatagatgatactattagttagttagttagttagatagatagataaatgatatTATGAGACATGTAGATAGATGATACtattagtgagagagagagatagatagatagatgatactaatagatagatagatagatagatagatagatagatagatagatagatagatagatagctcgaCCGACCCTTGACCTTGACTAAAGTACATccggtgacccccccccccttaacatccaaggaggctccttctttggagacaatgaaacagaggttggatggccatctgccgggggtgctttgaatgcgacttggtagggggttggactggatggcccaagaggtctcttccaactctaggattttggGATCCTATGACCCGCCCCGCACTGACCGGCCGGCTTCCTCCGGGCAGGGGGCCAGGTGGTGCTGATGGACACGGACTACACCACCTATCACTTCGTCTACTCCACCACGGGAGATGCGCTCGAACTGCACCTTTACGGTACGCCTCCCTTCGTCTGTACTACGCCTCCCAAACGAATTGGAGAAGTGGGAAGGGTGTCCCAGTGAAGATTATTAAGGGTTGATTTACGTTGTACGGCTCTCAGATAGGGAAGCCCTACTAGTCTAGTGCAGACAACCGGTCCTTAGTGTGCACTACGTCTCCCAAGACGATTCCCGTTCCCTCCCCGCTTTGCAGCCAGACAAACGACCGTGCCGCCAAGCCTCGTACAGAAGTTCATGGGCTTCGTCAAACGCGTGGGGTTGGAGGGGGAGCACCGGTTCAAACTGCGCCAAAAAGGTGAGCGGGGACGATGGGCTGCGTAGTCCtcatgtaagacaattaccttcaaagggaaatcaggcagaaaaactcagtctcgtgagagatgcaaaaagcaaagtttattttcaccacagctgtgagaaggcgGGCTGTACAACGCAAAGGCATGTTGCAGCAgacaaagaatttataccttttgcttatctaaaattgaccaatggctgaggatcttcctcaccttccacacctacttggcataaatgatacctgtgacctcacttgttgatttcaggagcccccagatggcgtagtggactaagtgacttgaaggttgggttgctgacctgaaagctgccaagttcgaatcccacctggggagagtgtggatgagctccctctatcagctccagctccatgcggggacatgagagaagcctcccacaaggatggtaaaacatcaaaacatccgggcgtcccctgggcaacgtccttgcagacggccaattctctcactccagaagcaactccggttgctcctgacatgaaaaaaaaaaacttgttgatttcaagctaacttttggtcttggaactttctggagaaaggcaccagccccCAAGAAGGGCATATGTAGAGGCaaaactacataggcaatagttttctCTTACCCAGAATCTCACATTGCTTTCTTTCCGCAGATTTGTGTACAAAACCCCCGGTGGAACCATAGGTAAcaggaacatattattattattattattacccaagaGCTCCCTTTGCAACCTTTTGGCCAATGAAGAGAAAGGGCCGAAATCACAACATGGCAAAAATCCAATTTATgacaatcttcctcttttccttccgcAGAAATAATGAAAGGAAGAGTGAAgctgaaaatggaaggaaaaccaGCGCAACCAAGTGCAAATAAAAGAATTCTGTTTAAACCTGCGATGCCCAGCTGTCCTTTTTTAATTCATAGTCTCCAGACCGTCGGCGCTTGGGTTGGCCTCTGGTCCATCTCCTTGACTTTCTTTGACTAGAACTTGTGGCCCACTAAcaaatttaggcacttatcatagcgaggaatgagcttggcaactccttccccacaaaactctgccacttgcgtcctcaacgcagcgttttggtgatgatgcgcagctgcggaaaagggtggccggctggttgaggacacaagcggcagagtttggtggggaaggagttgccaagcttattcctcgctatgataagtgcctagatttgtattttttaaaattatttttttattgttattattatttgagaaaaagttacaattatataacgatattctatacatttccccctcttttattttcatccacccctgtgctccccttccccagagccatctcttcttctggagtcccaccaaaagttcaattcttcatttggaagtaaattcccatcttctttttccaataatttttctagaaattttctcaaAATACTTCCAAAATCATTTTGTTCCATAATCCccttgatgttagcttgtcattcagtgccattcgccaaacttctttataccattcattaatttgtatttttatttctcctttccaatattttgcaattagtaatctaccTGCTGTTagtagcatgtctattaaatttttccCCTATTATCTTTCtcaccttttttttaaaattagaagtaatatttccactcgATTCCTTctgatttttatattcataatacagtagagtctcacttatccaacactcgcttatccaacgttctggattatccaacacatttttgtagtcaatgttttcaatacatcgtgatattttggtgctaaattcataaatacagtaattactaagtagcattactgcatattgaactactttttctgtcaaatttgttgctcaacatgatgttttggtgcttagtttgtaaaatcataacctaatttgatgtttaataggcttttccttaatccctccttattatccaacatattcacttatccaatgttctgccggcccgtttatgttggataagtgagactctactgtagtaatctaCCTGCTGTTAATAGCTTGTCTATTAAAAATTTTTCCCtgttatctttctcatcctcttttttaattaaaagtaatatttccactggattccttctgatttttatattcataatattttctatttcccttataaccAATTCCCTagttttgaatggggactatgttgaggagtggtacagtagagtctcacttatccaacataaacgggccggcagaacgttggataagcgaatatgttggataataaggagatattaaggaaaagcctattaaacatcaaattaggttatgattttacaaatgaagcaccaaaacatcatgttatacaacaaatttgacagaaaaagtagtttattacacattaatgctatgtagtaattactgtatttacgaatttagcaccgaagtATCACAAtgcgttgaaaacattgactacaaaaatgtgttggataatccagaacattggataagcgagtgttggataaattagactctactgtatttgggtgtggctttcaactgcatatggtaaatgttttctcctatactctgttcatttttaatttcaaaacgtaatctactttctggataaccctcctaGTGTTGAGGCTGGAGATTTCTCAGAGGACGACGGGGATGATGGGCTTCcaactgaggagtctgtgtgtgatcagggtgGATCGCAGGCCCCACATCAGGGAGAAgtgcaggcagttgaagatgggacagaggatgttttggatttgAATGTCCGTTTCTTAGCAGCAAGGGAAAAGTCCATTTCTCCTGAGGGCCAgccttcagctgatggggagttttcccgtgatatcagattaggtctccatATGGAGGGAGTGAAGTATGGATTGATGAGGCATTCAAAAAGACTCAGTGGGAAGTCCTTGAAATCCAGgcgtgtgaggcatgatctcatggcatCTTGGTCGGAccagggcttaaattaagtgatgtttacttggggTCTTAACAGCGATTCATTTGCACGAATCTAACAAATTACTGAGGACTTACTAGACaaatgataattttgcacagcctatatatataccaattcctcaatatttttttccccataccaccatacttcgccacagcaacgtgtggctgggcacagctagtgtatagatagatagatagatagatagagttgtattattataatgtaataacactatgtaacatgatgtaAGCAGgggatatacgagggttatccagaaagtaggttacgttttggaattaaaaatgaacaaagtctaggagaaaacatttaccatatgcagttgaaagccacacccaaataccacctctcaacataataataataataataataataataataataataataataataataataatttaaaaaaactttatttataccctgccatttGGGAGCTCataacacatcataacacattattgctttttctgaatttcgggttgtaatgtatgttattatttattgtattgttaaattgtgttttatattttgttatattgtatggttctgggcatggccccatgtaagccgccccgagtccccgttggggagatggtggcgggatataaataaagttttattattattattattattattattattattattattataacacattgaacaatacaatagataataatatacattacaatgcaaaatcagggaaacaataaaaacaagggcgggccacatgaacactaagttaaaactcggggtgagaaagaaataagaataaaaaccacaaagaacagggtcataagatagtggtgcagtctagaggatagatattggaggggagcaacagaaaagaagtaTATAGTAGTTACATATAGAAGAATgaacttggcaactccttccccacaaaactctgccgcttgcgtcctcaacttgTTTGGTGAAAACAAGTCGAAaacaagagagaggaagagaataaACAAAACGCCATTTTGGCGACGATGTGCAGCTGCagaaaggggtgactggctggttgagcacgcaagtggcaaagtttggtggagaaggagttgccaagctcattcaccgcctagatttgaatggcgactatgttgagaagtggtatttgggtgtggctttcaaatgcatatggtaaatgttttttcctagactttgttcatttttaattccaaaatgtaatctactttctggataaccctcgtatatatttatatagtgttAAGTACACTTGTTAAGCAGTTATCGTTAGCAAATATCACACAATTCAGTTATTCCAACCGATGTCTCTTCGGGTCGAAGGAGCAAAAGGCCGCGGTGATCCACCACCACCCACCCCTTGGCAGCCTGACTTTATGGCCGCCTTTCAGGACAAAACGGCTCGTTCTTGGCAGAACGAGGGCCTCCGATCACTTTGGGTGGATGGGCTTGGGTGATCAATGGGGACATCGAGGGATATAAAGGCCAACGCGGAGCTCAAAGGACCCAAAGGCAACTCCGAAGATGGCCGCGGCGGCATCCCTGGCCCAAATCGTGCCCGTTCTGCTGGGCCTCCCTTTCGTGGCCTTTGCACCCGACGTTCCTGTTCAGCCAAACTTTGACGTTAAAAGGGTAAGGTTAGATATTCCAAATGGGAGTGAAGCATGGAATAGGTAAGGGATTGATTGGTGCGTTTTCTCTCCCAGTTTGAGGGAGACTGGTTTGCCATCGCGGTGGTGGGCAAGGAAGCCCCGATCCGGGAGATCTCCGTCCACAAGTACAGCGTGACTGCCAAACGGCACACGGGCATCAGCATTTTCTTCAGCAGCCTTGAGTAAGTTCCAACGCATCCTTTTCTAGTCCAAGCGGCATTCGTGAGAGGCTCTTGGATTTGTAGTTCGCCAGGGGACCCGTGCTTGGAAAGGCCAGCAGTCAttcttctgggttgttgtatgttttccggactgtctggccatgttacagaagcattctctcctgacgtttcgcccacatctatggcaggcatcctcagaggttgtgaggcatggagaaactagacaaggaagatttatatatatctgtggaaagtccagggtgagagcaGAACTCATGTCAGTaggaatgttgtagttaatcacctcgaTAAGCATGGAATaccttcatctcctggcttcttcctgcctgggggcatcctttgttcagagtcgttagttgcccctggttcccatgtctggaactcctctgttttcagagtgttgcttcttatttacagttctgtttttggagttttttaaatactggtattcacaatccacaagcatgtggacaact
This genomic window from Anolis carolinensis isolate JA03-04 unplaced genomic scaffold, rAnoCar3.1.pri scaffold_7, whole genome shotgun sequence contains:
- the LOC134293152 gene encoding epididymal secretory protein 4-like translates to MEARKETSILLLVASLVAFSHAFFEIPVFGDVDLTKLAGKWYPVMTVKRDPSEKPTYAHTMEPLEDGDVLVKVEIPQKGGCVLKKVSLSTVGPGVFSALGGQVVLMDTDYTTYHFVYSTTGDALELHLYGTPPFVCTTPPKRIGEVGRVSQ